From a single Candidatus Bathyarchaeia archaeon genomic region:
- a CDS encoding FeoA family protein: MEVPLVNMGSHRIGYVKRVEGGYGLQKRVCSLGIRVGKPIRIVTAGLFGGPIVVEIDGCRVALGRGVASKIIVEVDG; encoded by the coding sequence ATGGAAGTCCCGCTGGTGAACATGGGCAGCCACCGTATCGGCTATGTGAAGAGAGTTGAGGGAGGATATGGTCTACAGAAACGCGTATGCTCTCTTGGCATCCGGGTTGGAAAGCCTATCAGAATAGTAACCGCGGGACTTTTTGGGGGGCCAATAGTGGTGGAGATTGATGGTTGTAGAGTGGCTTTAGGGAGGGGTGTAGCGAGTAAAATCATCGTGGAGGTTGACGGTTGA
- a CDS encoding ferrous iron transporter B yields the protein MRILLMGNPNVGKSVIFSRLTGTLVITSNYPGTTVEYTKGAMKFKGRMAEVIDVPGVYSLDVNSKAEEVAVKMLREGDLVINVVDATNLERNLYLTLQLLELGVHMVIALNFWDEAKHKGISIDREKLERLLGVPVVPTVAVTGEGIKELVSRLPEATVHKTLRTDEERWVEVGRITSEVQTVTHRHHTFLESLGDASIHPATGIPILVGVMLATFYSIRTIGEGLISYFFEPLFDFYMPFVRMMSEALGPSFVHEIVVGKLIDGEVDYVQSMGLLTTGLYVPFAMVLPYVFAFYLVLGVIEDVGYLPRLAVLVDTFTHRVGLHGVAVIPMILGLGCNVPGVLSARILETKRQRFIASTLMVIAVPCMAQLAIIFGLVGPYGLQALATVFITLSAVWVVLGVTLNKVIGGESPEMFLEIPPYRFPYWGILLKKLWLRMKLFITEAIPYVLLGVLIVNLFYTLGVIDFIGKLAAPAVVGLLGLPKGAVAALVIGFLRKDVAVGMLLPLGLTSKQTVVASVVLAMYYPCIATFVVLVKELGVKDTLKSATIMVSTSLLVGGLLNLILGW from the coding sequence TTGAGGATTCTTCTTATGGGTAACCCGAATGTGGGGAAAAGTGTCATCTTCTCTAGGCTTACCGGTACGCTTGTCATAACATCCAACTATCCAGGTACAACTGTCGAGTACACAAAAGGTGCTATGAAGTTCAAGGGGCGAATGGCTGAGGTAATAGATGTTCCAGGGGTCTACTCTCTAGACGTGAACTCGAAGGCTGAGGAAGTAGCTGTAAAGATGCTGAGGGAGGGAGACTTAGTTATTAATGTTGTAGATGCTACAAATCTGGAAAGGAACCTATACCTGACGCTTCAACTTTTGGAACTGGGAGTTCATATGGTCATAGCGCTCAATTTTTGGGATGAAGCTAAACATAAAGGGATAAGCATCGACAGGGAGAAGCTTGAGAGGCTCTTAGGCGTGCCAGTTGTTCCAACTGTAGCTGTGACTGGTGAAGGTATCAAAGAGCTTGTCTCCCGCCTGCCGGAAGCCACTGTACATAAAACTCTTCGCACCGATGAAGAGCGGTGGGTCGAGGTTGGTAGAATAACTAGTGAGGTCCAGACTGTAACACACCGCCACCACACATTTCTCGAGAGTTTAGGGGATGCAAGTATTCACCCGGCCACAGGTATCCCGATACTTGTTGGTGTTATGCTAGCTACCTTTTATTCTATCAGAACCATTGGGGAGGGGTTGATCAGCTACTTTTTCGAGCCCTTATTTGACTTTTACATGCCTTTCGTGAGAATGATGAGCGAAGCTTTGGGTCCCAGCTTCGTCCATGAGATTGTAGTTGGGAAGCTAATCGACGGGGAGGTTGACTACGTCCAATCAATGGGTCTGCTGACTACAGGGCTCTATGTTCCTTTCGCCATGGTTTTACCCTACGTCTTCGCGTTCTATTTGGTGCTCGGTGTCATAGAGGACGTTGGCTATCTGCCACGTCTAGCGGTGCTAGTAGACACATTTACGCACAGAGTTGGCTTACACGGTGTTGCAGTCATCCCCATGATACTTGGTCTAGGATGTAATGTTCCCGGCGTTTTATCTGCGCGAATTCTTGAAACGAAGAGGCAACGATTTATCGCTTCGACCTTGATGGTTATAGCTGTACCATGCATGGCTCAGCTGGCGATAATATTCGGGCTTGTGGGCCCCTACGGCTTACAAGCGTTGGCTACTGTCTTCATAACGCTCTCAGCGGTCTGGGTTGTGCTTGGTGTTACGCTTAATAAGGTAATTGGCGGGGAAAGCCCGGAGATGTTCTTAGAGATTCCTCCCTACAGATTTCCATATTGGGGCATCTTGCTGAAGAAGCTCTGGTTGAGGATGAAGCTCTTTATAACCGAGGCGATTCCTTACGTTCTACTGGGAGTTCTAATAGTGAACCTGTTTTACACACTTGGAGTGATAGATTTTATAGGTAAACTTGCAGCCCCAGCTGTAGTTGGGCTACTGGGTCTACCTAAGGGAGCTGTTGCAGCTTTGGTCATAGGATTTCTTCGTAAGGATGTAGCCGTGGGGATGCTTTTGCCGCTGGGCTTGACGTCGAAGCAGACCGTGGTGGC